The Oscillospiraceae bacterium genome has a segment encoding these proteins:
- the asnB gene encoding asparagine synthase (glutamine-hydrolyzing), which translates to MCGIAGILREDVDLREREQLLCQMSDSLRSRGPDDSGRYLEPGAALLHRRLAIIDPAGGRQPMRFGDLVIAYNGEIYNTAEVRHLLESAGYSFETTCDTEVVLKAYHKWKAGCLEKLNGIFAFAVYDTRRGTLFAARDRIGVKPLFYCKKGRLFAFASRIPTLLLLPEVEPVVDRSGLAEIFMLGPARSPGNAVFRDLAELPPACYLTYDHGTLQVHRYWKLHAAPHTDSPADTIERTHQLVTDAVERQLVSDVPVCTFLSGGLDSSIISEIAARKMAAQGERLCTYSVDYEDNDRYFQKSLFQPNADSDYIGLMAGAIGSDHRNVVLNNVDVAEALVEATLARGVPGFTDVDSSLLLFCRQVHRDFKVCLSGECADEIFGGYPWYHRQEILFADTFPWSRSVDVRQSLLRPGLLPEGADYVQAAYRRTVADTEVLDTDSPLEKRMRQMFRLNTDWFMQTLLMRKDAMSMHNSLEVRVPFCDWRLVEYAYNMPWALKSPEGREKGVLRKAFEGELPYQIAWRKKSPYPKTFNPAYFARVKALAEPVLTDTACPLYELLNRDAVVALCQNPDTLQEPWYGQLMRGAQVVAYVVQIYGWVQAYGVTFDL; encoded by the coding sequence ATGTGCGGAATTGCAGGAATTCTGCGTGAGGATGTGGATCTGCGGGAGCGAGAGCAGCTGCTGTGCCAAATGAGCGACAGCCTGCGAAGCCGTGGCCCGGACGACAGCGGGCGATACTTAGAGCCGGGGGCGGCGCTGCTGCACCGGCGGCTGGCGATTATTGACCCGGCAGGTGGGCGGCAGCCCATGCGCTTTGGCGATTTAGTGATCGCCTATAATGGCGAAATTTACAACACAGCAGAAGTGCGCCACCTATTGGAAAGCGCCGGGTACAGCTTTGAGACCACCTGTGATACGGAAGTGGTGCTTAAGGCCTATCATAAGTGGAAAGCCGGGTGTTTGGAAAAGCTCAACGGCATTTTTGCTTTTGCGGTGTATGATACCCGCCGGGGCACCCTGTTTGCTGCCCGGGACAGGATCGGGGTAAAGCCCCTGTTTTACTGCAAAAAAGGGCGACTGTTTGCCTTTGCCAGCCGGATCCCTACCTTGCTGCTGCTCCCGGAGGTGGAGCCGGTGGTGGATCGCAGCGGGTTGGCAGAGATCTTTATGCTGGGGCCTGCCCGCTCCCCGGGGAACGCGGTGTTTCGGGATCTGGCGGAGCTGCCTCCGGCCTGCTACCTGACCTATGACCACGGCACTTTGCAGGTGCATCGGTACTGGAAGCTGCACGCCGCGCCCCATACGGACAGCCCGGCGGACACCATAGAGCGCACCCATCAGCTGGTGACGGACGCGGTGGAGCGCCAGCTGGTCAGTGATGTGCCGGTATGTACTTTTCTTAGCGGCGGGCTGGACTCGTCCATTATTTCCGAGATCGCCGCCCGGAAGATGGCGGCGCAGGGGGAGCGGCTGTGCACCTACTCGGTGGATTATGAGGACAACGACCGCTACTTCCAAAAGAGTCTGTTCCAGCCCAATGCAGACAGCGATTATATCGGCCTAATGGCCGGGGCCATCGGCTCCGATCACCGCAATGTGGTGCTGAATAATGTGGATGTGGCAGAGGCGCTGGTGGAGGCCACCCTGGCCCGTGGCGTGCCGGGCTTTACGGATGTGGATTCCAGCTTGTTGCTGTTTTGCAGGCAGGTGCACCGGGACTTTAAGGTGTGCCTGTCCGGCGAATGCGCCGACGAGATCTTTGGCGGCTATCCCTGGTATCATCGGCAGGAGATCTTGTTTGCGGACACATTCCCCTGGTCCCGCAGCGTAGACGTGCGCCAAAGTCTGCTGCGCCCGGGGTTGCTGCCGGAGGGGGCGGACTATGTGCAGGCCGCCTACCGCCGCACGGTGGCAGACACGGAGGTGCTGGACACAGACAGCCCGCTGGAAAAGCGTATGCGCCAGATGTTCCGGCTGAATACCGACTGGTTTATGCAAACACTGTTGATGCGCAAGGACGCCATGAGTATGCACAACTCCCTGGAGGTGCGTGTGCCGTTTTGCGACTGGCGGCTGGTGGAGTACGCCTACAATATGCCTTGGGCGCTGAAGTCGCCGGAGGGGCGGGAAAAGGGCGTGCTGCGCAAGGCCTTTGAGGGGGAGCTGCCCTATCAGATCGCCTGGCGCAAAAAAAGCCCGTACCCCAAGACCTTTAATCCGGCGTATTTTGCCCGGGTAAAGGCGCTGGCAGAGCCGGTGCTGACGGACACCGCCTGCCCGCTGTATGAGCTGCTGAATCGGGACGCGGTGGTCGCTCTGTGCCAAAACCCGGACACCCTGCAAGAGCCTTGGTACGGCCAGCTGATGCGCGGGGCACAGGTGGTGGCGTATGTGGTCCAGATCTACGGCTGGGTTCAGGCTTACGGCGTGACCTTTGACTTGTAA
- a CDS encoding nitroreductase family protein: MTNAEYIEAIGARCSRRTYSHTPPDPRVLEILQEMVDAVNRQSGLSFRLLADGTAPFTLFTGKFALVAVCGPDTEWARIQSGYFGESIVLQCVYHGLGTCWVTGTYNENKLYQMLDLPRDLRLYGVITIGNVKPGKSMKEKMMYNATHKTNKPYQKMMEACDRALPEPYVFAMQMVEKAPSATNRRCVRFRYEEGKISASVDAPYSDKSLDFGIAQLHFQLGAAHKGVQGKWNKKGEFVTDDKVIKFPTQSEGEKENE, encoded by the coding sequence TTGACCAATGCAGAATATATTGAGGCCATCGGCGCCCGCTGTTCCCGCCGTACTTACAGCCACACGCCGCCGGATCCCCGGGTGCTGGAGATCTTGCAGGAGATGGTGGACGCCGTCAATCGCCAAAGCGGGCTTTCCTTTCGTCTGTTGGCGGATGGCACGGCCCCCTTTACCCTGTTTACCGGCAAATTTGCGCTGGTGGCTGTGTGCGGGCCGGACACGGAGTGGGCCAGAATTCAAAGCGGCTACTTTGGCGAAAGTATTGTTTTGCAGTGTGTGTACCACGGGCTGGGCACCTGCTGGGTAACGGGTACATATAATGAGAACAAGCTCTACCAAATGCTGGATTTGCCCCGGGATCTGCGCCTGTACGGCGTGATCACCATCGGCAATGTTAAGCCCGGCAAGAGCATGAAAGAGAAGATGATGTACAACGCCACCCACAAGACCAACAAGCCCTACCAAAAGATGATGGAGGCCTGCGACCGGGCGCTGCCGGAGCCGTATGTGTTTGCCATGCAGATGGTGGAAAAGGCGCCGTCTGCCACCAACCGACGGTGCGTGCGTTTTCGCTACGAGGAAGGCAAGATCTCTGCCTCGGTGGACGCGCCGTACTCGGACAAGAGCCTGGACTTTGGTATTGCCCAGCTGCATTTTCAGTTGGGCGCCGCCCACAAGGGTGTGCAGGGCAAGTGGAACAAAAAAGGGGAGTTCGTCACCGACGATAAGGTGATCAAATTCCCAACGCAATCAGAGGGGGAAAAAGAAAATGAGTGA
- the tmk gene encoding dTMP kinase, which yields MKQGKFIVFEGLDGSGKTTQLERLGARLTEKLGTNAVYCTREPGDSAPGILCQQFSQKKLALAPETVALLYAADRVEHIAKDLLPRLEAGQTVLCDRYYFSNFAYQTLTSDLEDLLRYNAFARRTLRPDAVVFVDVDPEECARRRAHRGGAAEFYEKTELARQIRTGYRQVFDRLKTEEHILIVDGSGGPDQVEARIWSALQEYFESGVDEEITQP from the coding sequence ATGAAACAGGGCAAATTCATTGTATTTGAGGGACTGGACGGCAGCGGCAAGACCACCCAATTGGAGCGGCTGGGTGCTCGACTGACGGAAAAGCTGGGCACAAACGCCGTTTACTGTACCCGGGAGCCGGGCGACAGCGCCCCGGGGATACTGTGTCAACAGTTCAGCCAAAAAAAGCTGGCCTTGGCGCCGGAGACGGTAGCGCTGCTGTATGCCGCCGACCGGGTGGAGCATATTGCAAAGGACCTGCTGCCTCGATTGGAAGCCGGCCAAACGGTGCTGTGCGATCGGTACTATTTTTCCAATTTCGCCTACCAGACCCTCACCTCTGATTTAGAGGATCTGCTGCGATACAACGCCTTTGCCCGGCGCACCCTGCGCCCGGACGCCGTAGTGTTTGTCGATGTGGACCCGGAGGAATGTGCCCGCCGGAGAGCGCACCGGGGCGGCGCCGCGGAATTCTATGAAAAAACAGAACTGGCTCGCCAAATTCGCACCGGGTATCGGCAGGTGTTTGACCGATTAAAAACGGAAGAGCACATTCTCATCGTGGACGGCAGCGGCGGGCCGGATCAGGTAGAGGCCCGCATTTGGTCCGCCTTGCAGGAGTATTTTGAATCCGGCGTTGACGAAGAGATTACACAGCCATAA
- a CDS encoding NADH peroxidase produces the protein MSKKYYCPVCGYESDTPIDVCPICGAKMAVRENEERTWAAEHQVGIIDGVDEEIVQGLRDNFNGECSEVGMYLAMARVAHREGYPEIGLYWEKAAYEEAEHAAKFAEMLGEVVTPSTKKNLEMRVAAENGATLGKFELAKKAKAANLDAIHDTVHEMARDEARHGKAFEGLLKRYFGE, from the coding sequence ATGAGCAAAAAGTATTATTGCCCGGTATGCGGGTATGAGAGCGACACCCCCATTGATGTTTGCCCCATTTGCGGCGCTAAGATGGCCGTGCGGGAGAACGAGGAGCGCACTTGGGCTGCCGAGCACCAGGTAGGCATTATTGACGGCGTGGACGAGGAGATCGTCCAGGGCCTGAGAGACAACTTTAACGGCGAGTGCTCCGAGGTGGGTATGTACTTGGCTATGGCCAGAGTGGCACACCGTGAGGGCTATCCGGAGATCGGTCTGTACTGGGAAAAGGCCGCTTATGAAGAGGCAGAGCACGCTGCCAAGTTCGCCGAGATGCTGGGCGAGGTGGTGACCCCCTCTACCAAGAAGAACCTGGAGATGCGTGTGGCTGCCGAGAACGGCGCTACCCTGGGCAAGTTTGAGTTGGCTAAGAAGGCTAAGGCTGCCAACCTGGATGCGATTCATGACACCGTGCACGAGATGGCTCGCGACGAGGCCCGCCACGGCAAGGCCTTTGAAGGTTTGTTAAAGCGCTATTTCGGCGAATAA
- a CDS encoding glycerophosphodiester phosphodiesterase family protein, with translation MSETAVKKEKKKWSTGKKVAVILCSVLLALILIVVSGGLIYLHNYCQVKDYTVTAMGNHDVTLIAHRGFRAVAPENTLPAFEEAGKAGFTGAECDTYRTKDGVWVISHDSHTYRMMDQHAFVEKKTYDELLTYNTDNGVNIDQYPNLKICTLEDYLKTCVKYNMTAVIELKGKNNTEHYDEILKLVADTGAKPLFISFHLENLQQIRKLSQDVPVWYLVQKIDDQAIADAKALGGECGIDFNGNKDENTKEVVQKCLDAGLEVGAWTIDNMDTLQSLKDKGVTYITTDSITY, from the coding sequence ATGAGTGAAACCGCAGTGAAAAAAGAGAAGAAAAAGTGGTCCACCGGCAAAAAGGTGGCAGTGATCCTGTGCAGCGTGCTGCTGGCGCTGATCCTGATTGTGGTCAGCGGTGGGTTGATCTATCTGCACAACTACTGCCAGGTGAAGGACTACACCGTCACCGCTATGGGCAATCATGATGTGACCTTGATCGCCCACCGTGGGTTCCGTGCCGTGGCACCGGAGAATACGCTGCCTGCCTTTGAGGAGGCCGGCAAGGCCGGATTTACCGGCGCCGAGTGCGACACCTATCGCACCAAGGACGGGGTGTGGGTCATCTCCCACGACAGCCATACTTACCGTATGATGGATCAGCACGCCTTTGTGGAAAAAAAGACCTACGACGAGCTGCTCACCTACAATACGGACAATGGGGTGAATATCGACCAATATCCCAATTTGAAAATTTGCACCTTAGAGGACTACTTAAAGACCTGTGTCAAGTACAATATGACCGCCGTGATCGAGCTGAAAGGCAAGAACAACACGGAGCATTATGACGAGATCTTGAAGCTGGTGGCGGACACCGGTGCCAAGCCGCTGTTTATCTCCTTCCATTTGGAGAATTTGCAGCAGATCCGCAAGCTGTCCCAGGATGTGCCGGTGTGGTATTTGGTACAGAAGATCGACGACCAGGCCATTGCAGACGCCAAGGCTCTGGGCGGAGAGTGCGGCATTGACTTTAACGGCAACAAGGACGAAAACACCAAGGAAGTGGTGCAAAAGTGCCTGGATGCCGGGCTGGAAGTGGGCGCCTGGACCATTGACAATATGGACACGCTGCAAAGCCTGAAAGACAAGGGTGTTACCTACATTACCACCGACAGCATCACCTATTAA
- a CDS encoding glycerophosphodiester phosphodiesterase gives MAQPQSRWVRFKRFLKRNMTPTWAKHFSYQVFSFLVSVAMVIGVANYAITRSYDERKLTFVDGFTITAHTGAFHTNQNSLEAVQAAIDHQVEAMEIDVRQRPNGILVMAHDLVVKNSDGVPLADAFALLEPTAIRLNLDIKETKVLGALHDLLVEYNLYDRVFLTGLEVWNMNAVKASTCRDLPYYLNYIPSRFQIFSADYQQRLLKILEESGAIGLNCNYKHVGGRLSNFLHKNGYKLSVWTVDRRDTMKRILVAKPDNITTKQYDKLQDVIARWGKNK, from the coding sequence ATGGCACAGCCGCAAAGCCGCTGGGTGCGGTTTAAGAGGTTCTTAAAACGGAATATGACCCCCACCTGGGCCAAGCATTTTTCGTACCAGGTGTTCAGCTTCCTGGTGTCTGTGGCTATGGTGATCGGGGTGGCTAATTATGCCATCACTCGCTCGTATGACGAAAGGAAGTTGACTTTTGTGGATGGATTTACCATTACGGCCCATACCGGCGCATTTCATACAAACCAAAACAGCCTGGAGGCTGTGCAGGCGGCGATTGACCATCAGGTAGAGGCGATGGAGATTGATGTGCGCCAGCGGCCGAACGGTATTTTGGTGATGGCCCACGACTTGGTGGTCAAAAACAGCGACGGCGTGCCCCTGGCAGACGCCTTTGCTCTGCTGGAGCCGACTGCCATTCGCTTGAATTTGGATATTAAGGAGACCAAAGTGCTGGGTGCGCTCCATGATCTGTTGGTGGAGTACAACCTGTACGATCGGGTGTTTCTCACCGGGCTGGAGGTGTGGAATATGAACGCCGTAAAAGCTTCCACCTGCCGTGACCTGCCCTATTATCTCAATTATATTCCCTCCCGGTTCCAGATTTTTTCTGCGGATTACCAGCAGCGCCTGCTGAAAATACTGGAAGAGAGCGGCGCCATCGGGCTGAACTGTAATTATAAGCATGTGGGCGGTCGGCTGAGCAACTTCCTGCATAAGAACGGGTACAAACTCTCTGTTTGGACCGTAGATCGGCGCGATACCATGAAGCGCATTTTGGTGGCGAAACCGGACAATATCACCACCAAGCAGTACGACAAGCTGCAAGATGTAATCGCCCGGTGGGGGAAGAATAAATAA
- a CDS encoding polyhydroxyalkanoate depolymerase produces MTVPSKTYYVSSLHGSADFDGLTPQTPFLHPAQASALSLQPGDKVLLERGSVFAGEAMHLKNCGDIAGAPIEIGAYGTGDALPCIAANGTGVWYQDYGTPLDFDGHVYRGEVSSAVLLYDVENIVLRDLEITNDAPFTDMESYCAADKMDRTGVAVVARDRGTLHSITLTGLFVHDVKGNVYNKHMNNGGIYMTALTPADEAKTGVARYDGVTVENCMVQQVSRWGIAVGYSYRHRDFAAKELAEEAFLKYGHENITLRGNYVVAAGGDAITPMYALRPLVEYNTADSCAVEMNDRYYKYPGKRQGKVAAAIWPWKCKDALLRYNDVADTKLNQDGMAYDADSGDGTVYEYNYSAYNEGGAMMFCLGEAVHSTYRHNVSYRDLGGVLSPSGNPDGLVEGNTFYMEPGVPLRRKRNHGKMKLVNNTVVPADSKED; encoded by the coding sequence ATGACCGTGCCGTCCAAGACTTATTACGTTAGTTCTCTTCACGGCAGTGCCGATTTTGACGGCCTGACCCCGCAGACGCCGTTCTTGCACCCGGCGCAGGCCAGCGCCCTCTCTTTGCAGCCCGGTGACAAGGTGCTTTTAGAGCGGGGCAGCGTGTTTGCCGGAGAGGCCATGCACCTGAAAAACTGCGGCGATATTGCCGGTGCGCCCATAGAGATCGGCGCTTACGGTACGGGCGATGCCCTGCCTTGTATTGCGGCAAACGGTACCGGTGTATGGTACCAGGATTACGGTACACCGCTGGATTTTGACGGCCATGTATATCGGGGAGAAGTGTCCTCCGCCGTACTGCTCTATGATGTGGAGAATATTGTGCTGCGGGATCTGGAGATCACCAACGATGCGCCCTTTACCGATATGGAAAGCTACTGCGCTGCAGACAAGATGGATCGTACCGGCGTGGCGGTGGTAGCCCGGGATCGGGGCACCCTGCACAGCATTACGCTCACCGGACTGTTTGTCCATGATGTGAAGGGCAATGTATACAACAAGCACATGAATAACGGCGGCATTTATATGACCGCCCTGACTCCGGCCGATGAGGCCAAGACCGGCGTGGCTCGGTATGACGGTGTAACGGTGGAGAACTGTATGGTCCAGCAGGTGAGCCGCTGGGGTATTGCAGTGGGTTACAGCTATCGGCACCGGGACTTTGCTGCTAAGGAACTGGCAGAAGAAGCTTTCTTAAAATACGGCCACGAAAATATTACCCTGCGGGGCAATTATGTGGTGGCTGCCGGGGGCGACGCGATTACACCCATGTACGCCCTGCGCCCGCTGGTGGAGTACAACACGGCGGACAGCTGTGCCGTTGAGATGAACGACCGCTATTACAAATACCCGGGCAAGCGCCAGGGCAAGGTGGCGGCGGCCATTTGGCCCTGGAAGTGCAAGGACGCCCTGCTGCGGTACAACGATGTGGCAGATACCAAACTGAACCAGGACGGTATGGCCTATGACGCAGACTCCGGAGACGGCACCGTGTATGAATACAATTACTCCGCTTACAACGAGGGCGGAGCCATGATGTTTTGCCTGGGCGAGGCGGTGCACAGCACCTATCGCCACAATGTAAGCTACCGGGATCTGGGGGGCGTGCTGTCGCCTTCCGGCAACCCGGACGGTTTGGTAGAGGGCAACACATTTTATATGGAGCCGGGTGTGCCCTTGAGGCGCAAACGCAACCACGGCAAGATGAAACTGGTGAACAACACCGTCGTTCCGGCGGACAGCAAGGAAGATTGA
- the gnpA gene encoding 1,3-beta-galactosyl-N-acetylhexosamine phosphorylase → MANRKGRVTIPTDLDVVPQTKEIMERWGADALRDCDGTEFPQELKDTGAKIYATYCTTRKDNAWAKANPDEVQQMYIMTPFHTAVKDTLEIHLMDHLYPAMLKVNTYDDIQRWWEVMDRTTGAPVPVEDWRYDGESGNVVIRTVPFHQYTVSFLTYIMWDPVNMYNAVVNDWKDAEPQITFDVRQPKTHAHSMERLRRFLDEHPYVDVIRFTTFFHQFTLVFDEMAREKWVDWFGYSASVSPYILKQFEQEVGYKFRPEFIIDQGYMNNSYRIPTKEFKDFQAFQRREVAKLAKEMVDIVHSYGKEAMMFMGDHWIGMEPFMEEFATIGLDAVVGSVGNGATLRLFSDIKNVKYTEGRFLPYFFPDVFHEGGDPIMEAKTNWVTARRAILRSPIQRIGYGGYLKLALQFPDFVDYIESVCDEFRTLYDNIQGVTPYCVKKVAVLNCWGKMRAWGNHMVHHGLYYRQNYSYFGVIEALSGAPFDVAFISFEDIKSDPHFLDPFDVILNVGDADTAQTGGAYWCDEEIVTRVKAFVYNGGGFIGVGEPAAHQWQGKFFQLDDILGVEEENGFALNTDRYNTTAHPDHFILADTNGDVDFGEGKKNIVALEGARVLLQNETELPFAVRNGCEVQMAVKEFGKGRGVYISGLPYSFKNSRVLYRAVLWAASAEAELHKWFSTNYNVEVHAYVKNGKYCVVNNTYEPQDTTVYVGDGSGFDLHLEPNEIKWYQI, encoded by the coding sequence ATGGCAAACAGAAAGGGCAGAGTCACCATCCCCACCGACCTGGATGTGGTGCCCCAGACCAAAGAAATTATGGAGCGCTGGGGCGCAGACGCCCTGCGTGACTGCGACGGCACAGAGTTCCCCCAGGAGCTGAAAGACACCGGCGCCAAGATCTACGCCACCTACTGCACCACCCGCAAGGACAACGCCTGGGCCAAGGCGAACCCGGACGAGGTGCAGCAGATGTACATTATGACCCCGTTCCATACGGCGGTGAAGGACACGCTGGAGATCCACCTGATGGACCACCTGTACCCGGCAATGCTGAAGGTGAATACCTATGATGATATTCAGCGTTGGTGGGAAGTGATGGACCGCACCACCGGTGCGCCGGTGCCGGTAGAGGACTGGCGTTATGATGGGGAGAGCGGCAATGTGGTGATCCGCACCGTGCCCTTCCACCAATACACCGTCAGCTTTTTGACCTACATTATGTGGGACCCGGTGAATATGTATAACGCGGTGGTCAACGACTGGAAAGACGCGGAGCCGCAGATCACCTTTGATGTGCGCCAGCCCAAGACCCATGCCCACTCTATGGAGCGGCTGCGCCGGTTTTTGGACGAGCACCCGTATGTGGATGTGATTCGCTTTACCACCTTCTTCCACCAGTTTACCTTGGTATTTGACGAGATGGCGCGGGAGAAATGGGTGGATTGGTTCGGCTATTCTGCCTCTGTCAGCCCCTATATCTTAAAGCAGTTTGAGCAGGAGGTGGGCTACAAGTTCCGCCCGGAGTTCATTATTGACCAGGGTTATATGAACAACAGCTACCGGATTCCCACGAAGGAATTTAAGGACTTCCAGGCGTTCCAGCGCCGGGAGGTGGCTAAGCTGGCCAAAGAGATGGTAGACATTGTGCACAGCTACGGCAAAGAGGCTATGATGTTTATGGGCGACCACTGGATCGGCATGGAGCCGTTTATGGAGGAATTCGCCACCATCGGGCTGGATGCTGTGGTGGGCAGCGTAGGCAACGGCGCCACCTTGCGGCTGTTTAGCGATATTAAGAATGTAAAGTACACGGAGGGTCGCTTTCTGCCCTATTTCTTCCCGGATGTGTTCCACGAGGGGGGCGATCCCATTATGGAGGCCAAGACCAACTGGGTCACCGCTCGCCGTGCCATTCTGCGCAGTCCCATTCAGCGGATCGGCTACGGTGGCTACTTAAAACTGGCGCTCCAGTTCCCGGACTTTGTGGATTACATTGAGTCCGTGTGTGACGAGTTCCGCACCCTGTATGACAATATTCAGGGCGTGACCCCCTATTGCGTAAAGAAGGTGGCCGTGCTCAACTGCTGGGGCAAAATGCGCGCCTGGGGCAACCATATGGTGCATCACGGTCTGTATTATCGGCAGAATTATTCTTATTTCGGCGTCATTGAGGCGCTCAGCGGCGCACCCTTTGATGTGGCGTTTATCAGCTTTGAGGATATTAAGAGCGATCCTCACTTCCTGGATCCGTTTGACGTGATCCTGAATGTGGGCGACGCAGATACCGCCCAGACCGGCGGCGCCTACTGGTGTGATGAGGAGATCGTCACCCGGGTAAAGGCCTTTGTCTATAACGGCGGCGGCTTCATCGGCGTGGGCGAGCCGGCAGCCCACCAGTGGCAGGGCAAGTTCTTCCAGCTGGACGATATTCTGGGCGTGGAAGAGGAAAACGGCTTTGCCCTGAACACGGACCGCTACAACACCACCGCCCACCCGGATCACTTTATCTTGGCGGATACCAACGGCGATGTGGACTTTGGCGAGGGTAAGAAGAACATTGTGGCTCTGGAGGGCGCTCGGGTGCTGCTCCAGAACGAAACGGAGCTGCCTTTTGCGGTGCGCAACGGCTGTGAGGTGCAGATGGCGGTCAAAGAATTCGGCAAAGGCCGCGGCGTGTATATCAGCGGTCTGCCGTACAGCTTTAAGAACAGCCGCGTGCTGTACCGTGCAGTGCTGTGGGCGGCTTCTGCGGAGGCGGAGCTGCACAAGTGGTTCTCCACCAACTACAATGTGGAGGTCCACGCTTATGTAAAGAACGGCAAATACTGCGTGGTCAACAACACCTATGAGCCGCAAGACACCACCGTGTATGTGGGCGACGGCAGCGGGTTTGACCTGCACCTGGAGCCTAACGAAATTAAGTGGTATCAGATTTAA
- a CDS encoding transcriptional repressor yields MIPTETAEIVQIFKDRGFKATPQRIAVYKYLCEHRTHPDVESVYRAVLEDNPAFSKTTVYNALQALDACGLIIPVTIDSGRIHYDADTRFHGHFRCEKCGRIYDFIPDLIGIQGLDGFTVHHKDVYFSGICSCCQ; encoded by the coding sequence GTGATCCCAACGGAAACGGCAGAGATCGTACAAATCTTTAAGGATCGAGGGTTTAAGGCAACGCCCCAGCGCATTGCCGTGTACAAGTATCTGTGCGAGCACCGCACCCACCCGGATGTGGAGAGCGTGTACCGGGCAGTGCTGGAGGACAATCCCGCTTTCTCAAAGACCACGGTGTACAATGCCCTGCAAGCCCTGGACGCCTGCGGTCTGATCATTCCGGTGACCATTGACAGCGGCCGAATCCACTACGATGCGGACACCCGCTTCCACGGGCACTTCCGGTGCGAAAAATGCGGGCGGATCTATGACTTTATCCCGGACCTGATAGGTATTCAGGGACTGGACGGCTTTACCGTCCACCACAAAGATGTGTACTTCAGCGGCATTTGCAGCTGTTGTCAATAA